Below is a genomic region from Thermochromatium tepidum ATCC 43061.
TCTCCTGGGAACGGCCCTCGATGAAATCGATGAGGCGCGCTTTCCATTTGCGATGCGCCTCGATGGCGGCACTGAAATCCAATCCCTGGACGATAGCGTCGTCTTTGACCGCTCCGAGTTCGGGCGGCGGCGGTGAGGGCTGGGCTGCCGTGCCTTTTCCTTGTGCCAGATATTTGAACCAGTCGAGCAGATTCATAGAATATCCTTTTACAATAGATTTTGCGCAATTCTAGCCAGAAACTCATCTTTCTGTAAGCCTTGCTCAGTTATTCGTTAACACCGAGTTCCGGCACATAGTTACGGTGCTTGTTTGCTGGGCGCGAGGTGATCATGTTGATTAGCAACGCGCGCGTTTTGCTGTCCTGGCGCAGGCGCTTGGTCAGATCAAAGCCATCCATGTGCGGCATCTCGATATCGAGCAGCGTAACGTCCGGTTCGATCTCTATCAACTGCTCCAACGCATCCACCCCGTCCTTGGCGGTGACCATCTGGTGACCGGTGCACTTCAAAAGGTGCGCATGGTGATCTTGCGCACGCTGAGCGAATCATCGACTACCATGACCAACGGCTGCGTCTGTACCGCCTCGGCGACAGGGACCGGGTAGCAGGAGGCAAAATCCTGTTGAGCGACTGTGATCGCCTCGTGCGCTTGCGCGACCGACTGAGCCTGCTTGAGCGCGTTGCGCAGCACGAACTGAGAGACGCCCATGCTCATGTAAGTGGCGGCTTTGTCAAGTACCTTGAGCAGCGATTTGGTGGTACCCGTGGGGCAGCGCTTTCCCTGTTCCCAGTTGCGAATGGTCTCGAGGGGTACAACCCCTGCGCACAGAACTTTACCTCGCTGAGTCCAAGGCGCTTGCGGACACGGTGCGCAAATTTGGTCGCCTCCTGCATGACCTCGTACTCAGCCATGTGTCTGGCGATCTCTTCCTCGGTCGTGGCGTCCAGGGGCGGCGTCCGGCAGCCAGCGTTGCGGCAACAGCAAAATCAATTAGCATGCGAATGTGCTCTTTGGTGCCGCTGATCCCCGCCACCGGCAAGCGTCGACCGCGCTACGCTCCTGCGCCACACTTGATCAGATCAGCGCCTCCGAGCAGGGCGCTCGCTTGGCGCCTCCTCAAAGCGGCGATCCATTCTCATCTAATGCATTCAACGTGCTCTCAGGGCCCCACTCGAGCCTATGGGTAACGTCATTTCGCGTCTCGGCAACGCCGCGCGCCAATGCCATTCCGATCCTCAGACGTCCGCAAAACGCGACAGCGTAGATGTCTCCCTCATACATGGGCCTGCATAAGCTCAGAAACCTATGGCACTCCTGTGAACCAGGAGGAGTGCCATGCGAGTGCAACACATCGGCTACCGCATCCGGGGGTTTTACCGGGTAGCCGCCTTGGGGCATCTTTGGGACATGCCCCCCAAAGATGCCCAGCGACGACTGGAAATCCTGCGCTTCTTCGACAAGCACGGCCTGGCGGCCACCCGTGACGCCTTCGGTGTGTCGCGACGCACCCTCTACCGCTGGCAGGCCGCCCTCAAAGCTGCGGGCGGCAACCCGGCGGCCCTGGCCGCTAGGTCTTGTGCCCCCAAGAAGCGACGAACCCCCAACACCGACCCGCGCCTGGTCAGCGACATCCGGCGGCTACGCGCGCTTTACCCTAACCTCGGCAAGGCCAAGCTCCACGTGCTCCTTGCCCCCTGGTGCGCCCGGGAGGGCATCATCAGCCGCGCCCCCGACAAGAGGCGCCACCCCCCCTGCCGCATCGACCGCCGGGGACGCGTCAAGCCCCTGCGGCGGCACACCAAGCCCAGAACACCCAAGCAGGTCAGGACCGAAGCCCTGGAGGTGCTGGCCTGCGACACGCTCGAGCGCATCCGCGACGGCATGCGCCGCTACCTTGTGACCTTCATCGATCCCATCTCGCACTTTGCCTTCGCCAGGGGCCTGCCCTCCAAGCACGCCCGGCACACCGCCCGCGCCCTCCAGCGCCGCCTGTCGTTGCTGCCTCACACCCCAAAGACCGTGCTGTCCGACAGCGGCAGTGAGTTCGAGGCCGACTTCGCTCGGCTCCTCGATGAGCGCGGCCTCCAACGCTGGTACACCGACCCCAAGACGCCCAAGATGAACGCCCACGCCGAGCGCTTCAATCGCACGATCCAAGAGTCTTTCGTCGACGACCACGAGGACTTGCTCTACACAGACCTGGCGCTCTTCAACCGTAAGCTCGCCGACTGGCGGGTCTTCTACAACGCCCAGCGCCCGCACCACGCCCTTGGCCAGCAAGCTCCGTTATCCTTCCTCCTGAAAAACCAACCCGACTGGAACCAGGAGGAGTGCCATGCGAGTGCAACACATCGGCTACCGCATCCGGGGGTTTTACCGGGTAGCCGCCTTGGGGCATCTTTGGGACATGCCCCCCAAAGATGCCCAGCGACGACTGGAAATCCTGCGCTTCTTCGACAAGCACGGCCTGGCGGCCACCCGTGACGCCTTCGGTGTGTCGCGACGCACCCTCTACCGCTGGCAGGCCGCCCTCAAAGCTGCGGGCGGCAACCCGGCGGCCCTGGCCGCTAGGTCTTGTGCCCCCAAGAAGCGACGAACCCCCAACACCGACCCGCGCCTGGTCAGCGACATCCGGCGGCTACGCGCGCTTTACCCTAACCTCGGCAAGGCCAAGCTCCACGTGCTCCTTGCCCCCTGGTGCGCCCGGGAGGGCATCATCAGCCGCGCCCCCGACAAGAGGCGCCACCCCCCCTGCCG
It encodes:
- a CDS encoding integrase core domain-containing protein, producing the protein MRVQHIGYRIRGFYRVAALGHLWDMPPKDAQRRLEILRFFDKHGLAATRDAFGVSRRTLYRWQAALKAAGGNPAALAARSCAPKKRRTPNTDPRLVSDIRRLRALYPNLGKAKLHVLLAPWCAREGIISRAPDKRRHPPCRIDRRGRVKPLRRHTKPRTPKQVRTEALEVLACDTLERIRDGMRRYLVTFIDPISHFAFARGLPSKHARHTARALQRRLSLLPHTPKTVLSDSGSEFEADFARLLDERGLQRWYTDPKTPKMNAHAERFNRTIQESFVDDHEDLLYTDLALFNRKLADWRVFYNAQRPHHALGQQAPLSFLLKNQPDWNQEECHASATHRLPHPGVLPGSRLGASLGHAPQRCPATTGNPALLRQARPGGHP
- a CDS encoding DUF1778 domain-containing protein, whose translation is MSMGVSQFVLRNALKQAQSVAQAHEAITVAQQDFASCYPVPVAEAVQTQPLVMVVDDSLSVRKITMRTF
- a CDS encoding response regulator gives rise to the protein MVTAKDGVDALEQLIEIEPDVTLLDIEMPHMDGFDLTKRLRQDSKTRALLINMITSRPANKHRNYVPELGVNE